One part of the Puniceicoccus vermicola genome encodes these proteins:
- a CDS encoding GH36-type glycosyl hydrolase domain-containing protein, with product MLQVAEESRSETARNPRIPVKPWGYFNVSANEFVLDTPHTPRPWKNILWNETYNAQPTQLSGGISYKRYEDGTILLLNWSGHKYFYLKNLETGETFSPSIAPLSNKGFEAYEHTTGLSYSTTKITQCGLEVSVVHSVDSTLPREYFELSLKNLRDTAQPWRLVFFCDINLRCVDNKFGSADRFEGEVLSDHRRIITRNLSDPRNDHAAFLEASVPFDGYAFETEDFTGLTGSLARPDAVLEEWPTHLNPVQAPILAAHIDCTIPAGESEKSFFTLGLPDAQGYDLSTMELTTREQIQQSKDQQESRFTSTYESLNLQTPNTEFDLFVNTWFKHQLHYCAFWNRGWEKGFRDSNQDAWAFALLKPERSRQMILDCLPYQYADGRTVRKWGPVDRDAYNDGGTWLIFASHAYLAETGDFDLLQMESPFFESEDRGTCYEHLRRCVDYLWNNRGDKGLCLMPYGDWNDRLTGPGKEGKGQSVWTTMALAESLRKMVEIAEQCGYQEDALEYKTKREEITETLRREAWNGEWYSRAFNDFGKPVGAPENSEGSIYLLPQAWSIIAGIATPDQFPSLIEAVESKLQTTHGFRLLTPPYRQFDPSIGHLSATQPGYLENGGNYCHGTMFMTYALSLADQREKSLEALMSTLPINPDNPPSISRQEPYSITNSYAAPESGKMSGRSYFSWRTGAAGWALRCAVEGIMGVTATMKGLEIADALPVADWDSASVVRHYRGRKVRIQWKRTGTASRTLNGVECESGPLTTKDLWEAENQLEITF from the coding sequence ATGCTTCAAGTCGCTGAAGAATCTCGTTCCGAAACCGCCCGGAACCCACGCATTCCGGTCAAGCCATGGGGATACTTCAATGTATCCGCCAACGAGTTCGTTTTGGATACCCCTCACACGCCTCGTCCCTGGAAAAACATCCTCTGGAACGAAACATACAATGCTCAGCCGACTCAGCTATCGGGAGGAATTAGCTACAAACGGTACGAGGATGGAACGATTCTTCTCTTGAACTGGTCCGGGCACAAATACTTCTACCTGAAGAATCTGGAAACGGGAGAGACCTTCAGCCCGAGTATCGCGCCGCTGTCGAATAAGGGATTCGAGGCTTACGAGCACACGACGGGACTCTCCTACAGCACCACCAAGATTACCCAGTGCGGCCTCGAAGTCAGCGTGGTGCATTCTGTCGACTCCACCCTGCCCCGCGAGTATTTCGAACTGAGTCTCAAGAACCTGCGCGACACCGCACAGCCATGGCGCTTGGTTTTCTTCTGTGATATCAACTTGCGGTGCGTCGACAATAAGTTCGGGTCGGCAGACCGCTTTGAAGGAGAAGTCCTCTCGGACCACCGCCGCATCATCACCCGCAACCTGTCGGATCCTCGCAATGACCATGCCGCCTTCCTCGAAGCCAGCGTTCCCTTCGACGGCTACGCCTTCGAGACGGAAGACTTCACCGGACTGACTGGCTCGCTCGCTCGCCCCGACGCCGTTTTGGAAGAATGGCCCACTCATTTGAATCCGGTCCAGGCACCAATTCTCGCCGCTCATATCGATTGCACCATTCCGGCCGGAGAGTCCGAAAAGAGCTTCTTCACCCTCGGCCTTCCGGACGCTCAGGGTTATGATCTTTCCACCATGGAACTCACGACTCGTGAACAAATCCAACAATCGAAGGATCAACAAGAGTCACGCTTCACCAGCACCTACGAGTCGCTGAACCTTCAAACTCCGAATACAGAATTCGACCTTTTCGTCAACACCTGGTTCAAACACCAGCTCCACTACTGCGCTTTCTGGAACCGTGGCTGGGAAAAGGGATTCCGTGACAGCAATCAGGATGCGTGGGCCTTTGCCCTGCTCAAGCCAGAGCGATCGAGACAAATGATTCTCGATTGCCTCCCCTACCAGTACGCCGACGGTCGAACGGTTCGCAAGTGGGGACCGGTCGATCGGGATGCCTACAACGACGGAGGCACCTGGTTGATCTTTGCCAGCCACGCCTATCTGGCCGAAACCGGAGACTTCGATCTCCTCCAAATGGAGTCGCCGTTCTTTGAATCCGAGGACCGCGGAACTTGCTACGAACACTTGAGACGCTGCGTCGACTACCTCTGGAACAACCGAGGCGACAAAGGACTCTGCTTAATGCCTTACGGAGACTGGAACGATCGCCTGACCGGACCCGGCAAGGAAGGAAAGGGACAGAGCGTTTGGACTACAATGGCCCTCGCCGAGTCACTCCGCAAAATGGTCGAGATTGCCGAGCAATGTGGGTACCAAGAGGATGCTCTCGAATACAAGACCAAGAGAGAAGAGATCACCGAGACCCTTCGTCGCGAGGCGTGGAACGGCGAGTGGTATTCCCGCGCCTTCAACGATTTTGGGAAGCCCGTGGGCGCTCCGGAAAACAGCGAAGGCTCCATCTACCTCCTGCCGCAAGCTTGGAGCATCATCGCCGGCATCGCCACACCGGATCAGTTCCCGAGCCTGATTGAAGCGGTCGAATCCAAACTGCAGACCACCCATGGATTCCGGCTTCTCACCCCGCCCTACCGCCAGTTCGACCCGAGCATTGGCCACCTCAGTGCGACTCAACCTGGCTATCTTGAGAACGGCGGCAACTACTGCCATGGCACCATGTTCATGACCTATGCATTGAGCCTTGCAGACCAGCGTGAGAAATCCTTGGAGGCACTTATGAGCACGCTGCCGATCAATCCGGACAATCCCCCGTCGATCTCCCGTCAGGAGCCCTACTCGATTACCAATTCCTACGCCGCCCCTGAGTCAGGCAAAATGTCAGGCCGCTCCTATTTTTCTTGGAGAACCGGTGCTGCCGGCTGGGCGCTTCGTTGCGCAGTCGAGGGAATTATGGGTGTCACCGCGACCATGAAGGGCCTAGAGATCGCTGACGCTCTTCCAGTCGCGGATTGGGACAGTGCTTCCGTTGTCCGCCACTATCGGGGACGGAAGGTCCGGATTCAATGGAAGCGGACCGGCACCGCATCCCGGACTCTCAACGGAGTCGAATGCGAAAGCGGTCCCCTGACGACGAAAGATCTTTGGGAAGCGGAGAACCAATTGGAGATCACTTTCTGA